gaTACAACTCAGGTGCTGAAACTTAAAGTGTCCTCACACTATAAATGAGGCATAGACttaatgatccaaaacaccagAAGGATCAATGAAAAACAGTCAGCCAAGTCCAAGCAACTGTGCAACATTGTAGGGTCTTTTCTATTCCTTCGCTTCCCCCATATTCACCTCTCATTCTGAAGACGGGAAAACTTCTGTCCCATTAACAAAACCCCGGCATCCGACGTAataggccttttttttttctctgcgaGCCTTCTCGATAATGGGCCACAACTTGCTGCGGCGCTCCCTCTCTTCTCTGGAAAGGTCCTCAGCAAACTTCAAGTCCCAGTTGTCCTTTAAAAATGGAGATGTCTTGGCTGCTTTCCACAGGCTATCTCTGGTTCTGCGGGAGATGAACTGGATGATAATAGGTCTGGGACTGGTGTTGTTTGGGCGTTTGGAGCCGACCCGATGTACGGTGTCAATGGCGTCATGAAGCTGGTTTTTACATTCAGGCAACACGGCCTGACAAATCTCAACAGCGACTTTCCATGTATCCTCCTTTTCATCTTCTTTGACACCAAACAGCCTGAGGTTCCACCGTCTGGAGTATCGCTCGAGATCTGTGATTCTTTGCTGGTTTTTATCCATACGCTCTTCCTCTTTGGAGATTTTCTGCTCCAAAGTGCCCACTCTGCATTTGACATCTTTTATCTCTTCACATGCAAAGTCCACAGTTTTTCTGATCCCAGCAATCTGTAGTGCAAGGTCATCCATTCTTTCATTTATTAGCtttgataaagtgtcaacaatATCCACGCTATCTACCTTTGAATGCATCGCTTTCTTTGGCACCGGAGACTGGCTGGGTGAGACGGGTAGAGGTGGAAACTCGTCCATCATGTCCTCAGTTATTGGGAGAGGTAGTGAAAGAGCCATATAGTCATGGCAGTTGTCACGCAGTGGGTTTACCGACCCAGTTGTTTGGCTACCATTAGCCTTTAGCAGTAGCTTCGTTTTAGAGCTAGACGAGGCTCTTTTATTGTCACGCTGTGACATTATTTAACCAAAATCAGTTCTCTTCTTGCTTAAATACCGAAAAAGCTTTTAAGGTCTGAGTTGACACAGTCTTCCTACCGTATTATACGGTTACATTTGCTAAGCTCGGCAGTAAGCGTGTACTTACTCGGCCATCTTGGAACGCCCCCTGAACAGAAATTGgttggaagatgtaaaattCTCAATTCTGCCTGTCGCTACCCGATTCTTACCGGAAACtcgatcggtaccccgcattcgcaaatcttacgtcacttcctctctttgccaacATTGCGACAGTTAATGTTTTTGAATGACACGGTTAGCGCCCTGTTAGCTCctagcatttctcaacagctctgccTCATTTTCAACTACCGGGACATTTAAACAGTGGATAATCCATTTACAAACAAtttcatgcttttctcctcaacagagAGCGTTCCCCGATTGAACAACAGCGccgtaaaataagaagaatggcgcctaattacagagttaataatacagactttgtaATATGTCACGTGAAGATTCATCAGCCAGATGATGTGTTTACTGACAACTGACAGTGATAGtggacatcatcatcactattccaaCAACCCTCTCCGCACAGACGAACATAAACACACTGACTAtcactaaatcaaatttaacacaCGTTTGTAATGACGCTAAGTCAGTTTACAATAGGGTTCGTTCGCTCGGTCAGCAGGGGGCGGCATCCTTGTACACTGGGGAGTAAACTGCTACTAAAtgaacagaagaagaacaaaaatatCTGTAACTATCGTAAAACGCTTTGACCGGAAGTAGACACCTTtcgcgcatgcggggtaccgatcgggtttccggtacggatcgggtagtgacaCTGCCAACTGAACACATACGAGATTTTAATGaggatgaataaaaaaaataaataaaaaaatgaggaTGAATAACTAGCCGGCATGGAGGAAAAGGACATTTATTTGGTGGAGTGGCGACAAGAAGCCAAAAGGCGGGTGGCCGGTCTATGAAGCCTCCATCATCAAGCTAGCAGGTGCCTTTTCTCATATAATATTACTTTATTCTCGCTTATTTGGCAGGCGTggagagctgccacccaggcaaaagagaATATAAGTATATCAcattataacgtgaaaagtttatcgttctaacaatatactatcatgttagtacaatatacttttcatgtttgaacaACATGTTTGAACAACATGTTTGAACAACATTGTACGAACAATGTACATAATTATCATGCCCGTACAATATTGtgcgaacgtgataattatgtatattgtaataacgtgatattatattatacaaacatgaaaagcataatgttagaacaataaacatttcatgttataacgtgatatagctctatttttcttttgcctgggtggcagctccaTGCTTCCATAATTTGGTAATCAAAATATGTAACTTAATTAATTATATTGTGACGTACTTTTGCCTTTTCTTATTATTCTGCCTTctcagaaagggaaaaaatacaaagaaaactgtTTACACTTGTTATATACAATAACTATCAAAACCTATTCACATTTAATTTGGCTTTCACAGAAATCCCACCTCTCCTTCTGGCTACAGAGCACTTACTTACCAAGGTtagaaacaaagcacagttATGCTTTATTAATGTTCGCTAATTACAATGTTCCACATTTTCTTgctttttaagtcatttttaggctttttagagttttggggttttttagcAGTAATGTTTCTGCCTATCTCTGCAGATCTTCCTGATGTCGGATTTACATAAATGTAGGTAATTTTGTTTGTCATTGTCAttaatgttgttgctgttgttgtttttgtgcagtttgaAATCATATAAACCTAGCAAGCATCAGTCAGCACAGTGACTAACCTAAACTGATTCTTGCTTTATTCACATATATTATATGTAATTATATATACCTGCACATTGTACCTAGGGTTGCAGCCACTTGGCCCCACCCCATTGTTGTGACAGTGTTTGTAATACATGAATTTGTTTCTTACAGATGTCAAAGTCTCAACCTCATGCTGCCCTCCCCATCCTCCTAAAGTAAgtatttgttgttgtagtttttatGCAGTGTCTGTGTCACATGCTAATCATAATTATTGAAATAACTGTTTTCTAAGAGATTTTCCAAAACACTAGTTATCCCTTGTGCAGCCCTGGGCCtggaccaaaagaaaaaaaaaagaaaacgctCGGGGAGCGGGGTCACGCGGACCCCCAGCTCGTGGTGCAGCTGGACCTTGCGTGGAGGCTCGGTGAGGGGGGGTTGAGGGAGagaggtgtgtgcgtgtgagggGGTCACGCGGACCCCGGCAGCGCGGAACCAGGTCTCGTCACGAAACGGAACAAAGGGCTGCGGAGGCAGCTTGGGGTGGGGGAGGTGGGGGTCAGGCGGACCCCCGGTTAAAGCGGGTTCCGTCGCAGCATCAGACAAAGACACCTAAACGGCTGTAACCCTCCATCGATTGCGACAGCGGCCGCGCGGTTGCGGCGGATCGAAAATCCACGCATAGTGTCGGAAGACGTCTCTCGCTGTTTCTGGGGTGGCGTTTGAAGCGCGCCGGGTTTTCTCGACTCTGCAAACGGAACACGCGCACGTCCCGTCGAACGGAGCCACGGCTTGAACCGGTGcgtttcttttgtgtttgtccCAGTAGCGACTGGCGGGTGATCCCTGAAGCACACGGGGACGCTCGTTCGGATTCCGCGACGATCGCTCCTCCCCCGGTTCGCGCTCTCCAATCGGTCCGATTCGGTCCGATTCAGAGACCGGGATCCCCTCGTCGCCGTTCTCGCCGTCGTTGCTGCTGTCACGACCGTACGGGTCCATTCCCAGTGACGTGAGCTTTGGAGAAGGAGCTCGTGAATGTCCCGAGTCATCGACGCAGACGCGCTCGGCCTACGAGTAGTTGGTGTGTCAATAGGTAGCTTTTCTCGACCATCTTCGGAggtggagagggagagagagaaaggaagaggGGTCAAGCAGACACAGGTGGGCCCCGGCGCTCGTCGTCTTCGGAGGGGTCTCGTCGCGAAACCGGACAGCGGGCCGCGGCGCAGTTGGGGCAGTACGTGAGCGCGCACCTCGAGCACACATGCACGTGGCAGGCGAAGCAAACGATCTTGGTCTTGACGTCCTTGCTCCTGGGACAGACGCGGCACCTCTGCCTCTTGACCGGGGTTTCCCGCGGCTCGTCGCGGCGGGAATCAGGAGTGGAGACggcttctccttctccttctccttctcgcCTTCCTCCTCGCGTTCCTCGTCGTCGCCTGGCCTCGAGCGTCGGGAGAACGAGCGCTTTGCCCAGACGCTCAAGGAACAGCCTTCGTTTGTTGAGTTTGCCCGACATCCAGTCCGGGTGGATCTCCCTCCAGAGGACGAACGCGTTGTAGGCCGCCACGTCCACCATGTTGTGGAAAAGGGCCACGGGCCACCTAGAAGtctttctcctgcagctgtAGGTCCCCACAACCTTGTCTAGGTTGTCGACGCCTCCCTTGGTGCGATTGTAATGCAGCACCATTGAGGGTTTCGCAGAGCCGCCCCCGCCGCCGTCGGGGTTGCTGCTCGGCTCCAGCAGTGACCCGGAGGGCCCGACGTAGCGCGGAGAGGTGGTGAGGAGTAGCACGTTCTTGTTCTTTTTCGCCACGTAGGACAGGACAACCGCGTTGGGTGGCCAGCCGTCCGGGCCGCCGCGGAGCACCGCGGCCTGGGTGGAGCCAACAGCCCTGCCCTTGACGCAGCGCAGCTCTCTGGGGATCTCGGGCCTGTTGGCTCGGAGGGTGCCCAGCAATGTGTGGCCTCTTTCGCGAAAAAGCCTCGTCGCGAGCTCGCGCGACGTGAAGAAGTTGTCGCAGGTGACGTTGCGTCCAGGTGCCAGTCCCTCGGTGAGGTCCATGACCACTCGGGTGGCCAGGTTCTTTTCGGGAGGACCGAGCTTGTCGGGCTTGCCGGCGTACACCTGCATTTTCCACGCGTAGCTGGACTGGGCGTCGCACGCGACCCATATCTTGATCCCGTACCTGGCCGGTTTGCTGGGCATGTACTGCCTGAACGGACACCTTCCTGTGGGTGATACGACAAGAAACCAAGAGAGAGTTCAGAAGCTGTCCCAGTTTCACAAACACGCAGgcagaaatccaaacaaaagtACACAAAAAATATACATTGAGGAATTGAGGAAAGCCTAATATCCGTCCCATACATGCCAATATCATCACAATCACCACAGAGAGACagtcagacacacatgcaccaaGCGAGTGAAAGAGTTCAGAACGTATCTCAGTTTCACAAGCACACAGGGAgaaaaaccaaataaaagcccccccccccccaaaaaaaaaaaatacaaaaagtacaaaaaaaaatacagtgagGAAAACCGACTATCCATCCCATACgtcccatcatcatcatcatcatcatcatcacacaaACCTCTAAACGGCACCAGTCTCTCGTCCACGGTGACCTCGGGTCCCGGTCGGTACATGAGAGGCAAGCGCCCGCACCACTCATCCCACACCGCTCTGACCGGGGCCAGCTTGTCGTATTGACCGCGGTCGTTGCGACGCCTGGCCTCTCTGGTCTCTCGGTCGTCGAACCGCAGGGCGCTCGAGTAAGCCCGGAAGGTCTTGAGCGGCATCGTGGCTCTGAACACAGACCTGCCGCTCTCTGCGTCCCACAGGCTCTCGCAGGCCTCGCCTCGCGACCTGTACACGCCGGCGAGTATCAGCAGCCCCACGTAGGCTCGGAACTCGGCGCGGCCCATGGGCTTCCAACCGTCGATGGCGGTGCGGCGCCTGGACGCTTCCAGGTTGGTCATCGCGACCACGGCGTCCTCTATCTCGGGCGGAAAGTACGCCATGAACGAGGACGCCTCATCTCGGACCGCGGCTAGAGCCTCTTCGGTGGGGCCTCCTCGCTGCTCTAGGTCGCGGGGTTTGGGATAAATCGACTGCGACGATTGCtcgtcctcttcttcttcttcttcttcttcttcttcttcttcttcttctccatcGTAGTTGTCGGTGTCGTCTTCGTCGCTACCATCTTCGTGATAATCGTCATCGCCGCCACCTTTGTGGCAATCGCCTACAGCTTCGTCGTAATCTACGTCGTCGTCTTCACTGTAATTATCATCGCGACCATCATCACCGCCATCCTCAGTGCCCCCCATAGCATCCTCGTCGCGAAGCTCGGCCTCAGAGTGCTCGTTGTCATCTTGCGACTCTTTTTCCGAGTCATCTTCCGAGTCATCTTCCGAGTCATTTTCCGAGTCGTCACCCT
The sequence above is a segment of the Oreochromis aureus strain Israel breed Guangdong linkage group 3, ZZ_aureus, whole genome shotgun sequence genome. Coding sequences within it:
- the LOC120435077 gene encoding piggyBac transposable element-derived protein 4-like, with the translated sequence MEQKEVAGLGGKESPRSSLRPVYANTAEKETTMMMMMINRGVENIPAPLEGRFTRNPRPITGDDSENDSEDDSEDDSEKESQDDNEHSEAELRDEDAMGGTEDGGDDGRDDNYSEDDDVDYDEAVGDCHKGGGDDDYHEDEQRGGPTEEALAAVRDEASSFMAYFPPEIEDAVVAMTNLEASRRRTAIDGWKPMGRAEFRAYVGLLILAGVYRSRGEACESLWDAESGRSVFRATMPLKTFRAYSSALRFDDRETREARRRNDRGQYDKLAPVRAVWDEWCGRLPLMYRPGPEVTVDERLVPFRGLCDDDDDDDDGTYGMDRRCPFRQYMPSKPARYGIKIWVACDAQSSYAWKMQVYAGKPDKLGPPEKNLATRVVMDLTEGLAPGRNVTCDNFFTSRELATRLFRERGHTLLGTLRANRPEIPRELRCVKGRAVGSTQAAVLRGGPDGWPPNAVVLSYVAKKNKNVLLLTTSPRYVGPSGSLLEPSSNPDGGGGGSAKPSMVLHYNRTKGGVDNLDKVVGTYSCRRKTSRWPVALFHNMVDVAAYNAFVLWREIHPDWMSGKLNKRRLFLERLGKALVLPTLEARRRRGTRGGRREGEGEGEAVSTPDSRRDEPRETPVKRQRCRVCPRSKDVKTKIVCFACHVHVCSRCALTYCPNCAAARCPVSRRDPSEDDERRGPPVSA